The proteins below are encoded in one region of Hordeum vulgare subsp. vulgare chromosome 3H, MorexV3_pseudomolecules_assembly, whole genome shotgun sequence:
- the LOC123444690 gene encoding E3 ubiquitin-protein ligase At3g02290-like yields MGAIMCCFRGPVDDAPGCCCLPWPFLNSHRNSGAPARPRAPSRVAPVQGRVPPAGSRQDDSMNTFRCPPRPLPYDDPQFRHQTEHHPLVSGNDKASTQSQKPNLPEESNDADTRSTCANEKAAGPSLKAELGGRKVGGAQVCVPSDCEDDCPICLEEYNYENPKIVLQCNHNFHLSCIYEWMERSQSCAVCAKVMLFKEDQ; encoded by the exons ATGGGGGCCATCATGTGCTGCTTCCGCGGCCCTGTTGACGACGCGCCTGGCTGCTGCTGCCTGCCATGGCCCTTCTTGAACAGCCATCGCAACTCG GGCGCTCCTGCTCGTCCAAGAGCGCCTTCGCGGGTTGCGCCTGTTCAGGGAAGGGTTCCTCCTGCAGGTTCACGGCAGGATGATTCAATGAACACCTTCCGCTGCCCTCCTAGGCCTTTGCCTTACGATGATCCTCAATTCAGACATCAAACGGAGCACCACCCGCTGGTGTCAGGAAATGACAAAGCTTCAACGCAGTCCCAGAAACCTAATCTACCTGAAGAAAGCAATGATGCTGATACTAGATCAACTTGTGCCAATGAGAAGGCTGCTGGACCGTCCCTGAAAGCTGAGTTGGGAGGTAGAAAAGTCGGGGGAGCTCAAGTCTGTGTTCCTTCTGATTGTGAGGATGACTGTCCAATATGCCTAGAAG AGTATAATTACGAGAATCCAAAGATAGTGCTTCAGTGCAACCATAATTTTCATCTTAGTTGCATTTATGAGTGGATGGAAAGAAGTCAATCTTGTGCGGTCTGTGCCAAG GTAATGTTGTTTAAAGAGGACCAATAA